The window TTGTGTTCACGCCCAAGCACGGCTCCTGGCTCAACTTGATTGAATCCTTCTTCGGCAAGATGGCCCAGAGCTTCCTGCGGGGAATCCGGGTCACTTCCAAAGCTGAACTGAAAGAACGTATCTTCCGGTATTTCGAAGAACTGAACCGTACGCCCACGATTTATCGCTGGACATACAAGCTGGATACGATCACCAGTGCGTGAGTGGTATTGTGATGTTATTATGGAAACCTTGTACTAGTACTTAATTGCCTAAGTTTACGATAGTATTTCTAAGCTGCCTGCCTTTGACTTCCCTCTTGCGCCATGCAAATGGTCTTGCTGTAGGTCCATATGCAGCAACAAAAGCTTCAATTGCTTTGCGCAATTCTTCAGTGTTCTGAAAACCCGCTCCTCTTAAGGCTTTGCGGGAAAGGATGCTGAACCATATTTCAACCTGATTGAGCCAACTTGCAGATGTCGGTGTAAAATGGAAACTCACATTTGGATGAGCAGTTAACCAAGTATCATTTTTTTTGTGAATGCAGTAATTATCCATGATTACAGGGACCTCTTTATCTGACGGTATTTCAGTCATTACTTTATCCATAAATTCTAAAAAATCAGGCCGTCTTTTTTGTTTCGTTGTCTGTGTATGAACAAATCCGGTTGCCACTTGCAACGCCGCAAAGAGATTCAATGTGCCATGGCGTTTATAGGTGCTTTTATACCCACGTGCTGTCTTTCCATTGTCAG is drawn from Atribacteraceae bacterium and contains these coding sequences:
- a CDS encoding IS630 family transposase, which encodes VFTPKHGSWLNLIESFFGKMAQSFLRGIRVTSKAELKERIFRYFEELNRTPTIYRWTYKLDTITSA